A single Arcobacter sp. FWKO B DNA region contains:
- a CDS encoding TorD/DmsD family molecular chaperone: MDNQNRTYIYAFLSRVFSDSLDVDYITELKSNPELLELIGNDTKKWFEENDIDTLHKETNIDFSTIFLMNAKPIETSIIDAKDEILIGLSNPVMQFYFTHGYELNLGASHLQTPDHISLECAFMQNLVSRNELKAQKEFLQTHLLNWAVPYFIGIKNMASTPLYKDLCEFSVEFLSNDYNEVSQKLAS; the protein is encoded by the coding sequence ATGGATAATCAAAATAGAACTTACATATATGCGTTTTTATCAAGAGTTTTTAGTGACAGTTTAGATGTGGATTATATAACTGAGTTAAAATCAAATCCAGAGTTATTAGAACTTATTGGAAATGATACAAAAAAATGGTTTGAAGAAAATGATATTGATACACTTCATAAAGAAACAAACATAGATTTTTCTACTATTTTTTTAATGAATGCAAAACCAATAGAGACATCTATAATAGATGCCAAAGATGAGATACTAATAGGGCTTTCAAATCCTGTGATGCAGTTTTATTTTACTCATGGATATGAGTTGAATTTAGGAGCAAGTCACTTGCAAACTCCTGATCATATCTCATTAGAGTGTGCTTTTATGCAAAATCTAGTAAGTAGAAATGAGCTAAAAGCTCAAAAAGAGTTTTTGCAAACTCACCTTTTAAACTGGGCTGTACCATATTTTATAGGTATTAAAAATATGGCAAGTACCCCTTTATATAAGGATCTTTGTGAATTTAGTGTAGAATTTTTATCAAATGACTACAATGAAGTATCACAAAAACTTGCTTCATAA
- a CDS encoding DJ-1 family glyoxalase III encodes MSKIVVPVAKGFEEIEAVSIIDVCRRAGIDVIVAGVYDEYVTGANDIIIKTDCLFSSVDFDTVDMIVLPGGWGGTNILAADDLVQKTLKDFKSKSKYIAGICAAPFALNNAGVLNENYTCYPSVEEQIRTNGYHSDKKVVVDGKVITSRGPATAICFGLEIVKILEGEEMYQSLKGGLLADFC; translated from the coding sequence ATGTCAAAAATAGTAGTACCTGTTGCAAAAGGTTTTGAAGAAATTGAGGCTGTTAGCATAATTGATGTTTGTAGAAGAGCTGGTATTGATGTAATTGTTGCAGGTGTATATGATGAGTATGTCACAGGTGCAAATGATATTATCATCAAAACTGATTGTTTATTTAGTAGTGTTGATTTTGACACAGTTGATATGATAGTTCTTCCTGGTGGTTGGGGTGGTACTAATATACTTGCAGCTGATGATTTAGTGCAAAAAACATTAAAAGATTTCAAATCTAAAAGTAAATATATCGCTGGAATTTGTGCAGCACCTTTTGCACTAAATAATGCAGGTGTTTTAAATGAAAACTATACTTGCTATCCTAGTGTAGAAGAACAAATAAGAACAAATGGATACCATAGTGATAAAAAAGTTGTAGTTGATGGGAAGGTTATTACTTCTAGAGGACCTGCAACGGCTATTTGTTTTGGTCTTGAAATTGTTAAGATTTTAGAAGGTGAAGAGATGTACCAAAGTCTTAAAGGTGGCTTGTTAGCAGATTTTTGTTGA
- a CDS encoding Na+/H+ antiporter subunit G, which translates to MFEIIISILVLIGAFFTLVGSIGLAKLPDFFTRLHGPTKATTLGVGAILIASSLYFFVFKDEISLHEILITLFLFITAPVSAHLMAKAAIHIKKNEDKKLSNDK; encoded by the coding sequence ATGTTTGAGATAATTATAAGTATTCTTGTACTAATAGGTGCATTTTTTACACTTGTTGGTTCAATTGGACTAGCAAAACTACCAGATTTTTTTACTAGACTTCATGGTCCTACAAAAGCAACTACACTAGGAGTTGGTGCTATTTTAATTGCATCTAGCTTGTATTTTTTTGTATTTAAAGATGAAATAAGTTTACATGAGATTTTAATAACACTATTTTTATTTATAACTGCACCAGTAAGTGCACACCTAATGGCAAAAGCTGCTATCCATATCAAGAAAAATGAGGATAAAAAGTTATCTAATGATAAGTAG
- a CDS encoding K+/H+ antiporter subunit F has product MLEFILPVAFTMVAIALILNLYRVIVGPSVADRILALDTLSINSIAILIMLSLYLGNTLYFEAALLIAVMGFVGTVALSKYLLRGDIME; this is encoded by the coding sequence ATGTTAGAGTTTATATTACCTGTTGCATTTACAATGGTTGCCATAGCACTTATTCTTAACCTATACAGAGTTATAGTTGGTCCAAGTGTTGCTGATAGAATATTAGCACTTGATACACTCTCTATTAACTCTATAGCAATATTAATAATGCTTAGTTTATATCTTGGAAATACATTATATTTTGAAGCAGCACTTCTTATAGCTGTAATGGGATTTGTTGGAACTGTTGCACTTAGCAAATATTTGCTTCGTGGCGATATTATGGAGTAA
- a CDS encoding Na+/H+ antiporter subunit E gives MKKNALIPHPILSIVLLITWLLLNNTVAAGHIVLGAILAILIPWFTAAFWQERVCAKNPMVFFKFAFVVLYDIVVASITVSKQVLSPNENLKPEFFELPLDIKHPLGISTLASTISLTPGTVSCDLSEDKTFLIIHALHIDNKDDVINEIKQRYEKPLMEVFTQC, from the coding sequence ATGAAGAAAAATGCATTAATACCACATCCTATTTTAAGTATAGTATTACTTATTACATGGTTGCTTTTAAATAATACTGTAGCTGCAGGGCATATAGTCTTAGGTGCAATTCTTGCAATCTTAATACCTTGGTTTACAGCAGCTTTTTGGCAAGAGAGAGTTTGTGCTAAAAACCCTATGGTATTTTTTAAGTTTGCTTTTGTTGTACTTTATGATATTGTTGTTGCAAGTATTACAGTTTCAAAACAAGTTCTAAGCCCAAATGAAAATCTAAAACCAGAGTTTTTTGAGCTCCCATTAGATATAAAACACCCTTTAGGAATCAGTACTTTAGCAAGTACTATTTCTTTAACTCCAGGTACTGTAAGTTGTGATTTAAGTGAGGATAAAACATTTTTGATAATTCATGCTCTACATATAGACAATAAAGATGATGTAATTAATGAAATAAAACAAAGATATGAAAAGCCACTAATGGAGGTATTTACACAATGTTAG
- a CDS encoding monovalent cation/H+ antiporter subunit D yields the protein MTHMPILPVILPLIGGFILLFVKKYGINTQRTIALAITLALIVISFFGLCLAIEEKYVIYLLGNWEAPFGIVLVLDKLSILMVLMTSILAFGALWYSISEDIDTKGAHFHVLFQLQLFGINGAFLTGDLFNLFVFFEILLLASYSLLLHGQGEGRTKAGLHYVVINLVGSTLFLFAVGTLYGVLGTLNIADLANKISMLPSEDVGVVAAAGLLLLVVFGLKAAMFPLYLWLPSAYGRTSAPVAALFAIMTKVGIYAIIRVHGTLFGYGAGELAYYHIPWVLNIGLITLILATLGVMSAKELRTQIAYIVLASVAVILVSVGINSQNALSGTIYYMIHSTLIAGGFFLLADIIIKARGNGDLNSQMPIFQNGILIGSIFFVFAIAAAGLPPLSGFFGKIMILSASLDNAQSGSILVTVLLSSLLIVISLAKTGSTIFYDTTPNVQPTAYKLSKSSMAAVIFLFSTGPLLVIFANPITDFTQILANDLFEINGYVKAVIDIYMEIP from the coding sequence ATGACACATATGCCTATTTTACCTGTAATACTCCCTCTTATTGGGGGTTTTATACTCTTATTTGTAAAAAAATATGGTATAAATACCCAAAGAACTATAGCTTTAGCTATTACTTTGGCTTTAATTGTAATTTCTTTTTTTGGCTTATGTTTAGCAATAGAAGAAAAATATGTTATATACCTTTTGGGGAACTGGGAAGCACCTTTTGGAATAGTACTTGTTTTAGATAAATTATCTATACTTATGGTTCTTATGACTTCTATTCTTGCTTTTGGTGCACTATGGTATTCAATAAGTGAAGATATAGATACAAAAGGTGCACATTTTCATGTGCTATTTCAACTACAACTTTTTGGTATAAATGGGGCTTTTTTAACAGGAGATTTATTTAACCTATTTGTATTTTTTGAAATACTTTTACTTGCATCATATAGTTTATTACTTCATGGACAAGGAGAAGGAAGAACAAAAGCTGGTCTTCACTATGTTGTAATAAATCTAGTTGGTTCTACTTTATTTTTATTTGCAGTTGGTACTTTATATGGAGTACTAGGAACACTAAATATTGCAGACCTTGCAAATAAAATTTCAATGCTTCCAAGTGAAGATGTGGGTGTAGTTGCAGCAGCTGGACTTTTACTTTTAGTTGTATTTGGATTAAAAGCAGCGATGTTCCCACTCTACTTATGGCTTCCTAGTGCATATGGAAGAACAAGTGCACCAGTAGCAGCACTTTTTGCTATTATGACAAAAGTAGGAATATATGCTATTATAAGAGTACATGGTACTCTTTTTGGTTATGGTGCTGGAGAACTTGCTTATTACCATATTCCATGGGTTTTAAATATTGGTTTGATTACATTAATACTTGCAACACTAGGTGTAATGAGTGCAAAAGAGTTAAGAACACAAATTGCATACATAGTTTTAGCCTCTGTAGCAGTTATATTAGTTTCAGTAGGTATCAACTCACAAAATGCCCTTAGTGGTACTATTTACTATATGATTCACTCTACTTTAATAGCAGGTGGTTTTTTCTTACTTGCTGATATTATTATCAAAGCAAGAGGAAATGGTGATTTGAATAGCCAAATGCCTATTTTTCAAAATGGTATTTTAATAGGTAGTATATTTTTTGTATTCGCTATCGCAGCAGCTGGACTTCCTCCACTATCAGGCTTTTTTGGAAAGATAATGATATTGTCTGCTTCATTAGATAATGCTCAAAGTGGTTCTATTTTAGTAACTGTTTTATTAAGTAGTTTACTTATAGTTATCTCTTTAGCAAAAACTGGTTCAACAATTTTTTATGATACTACACCAAATGTACAACCAACTGCATATAAACTATCAAAAAGTTCTATGGCTGCGGTTATATTCTTATTTTCAACTGGTCCATTGTTGGTGATATTTGCAAATCCTATTACAGACTTCACACAAATTCTTGCAAATGATTTATTTGAAATCAACGGCTATGTAAAAGCTGTTATAGATATTTATATGGAGATACCATAA
- a CDS encoding Na+/H+ antiporter subunit C → MEIILSLIIAVLTGTGIYLTLRARTYPVVLGLTMLAYAVNLFLFAMGRLNINMAAILQEGVEHYSDPLPQALVLTAIVISFGMTAFVIVLSLKAKGELGNDHVDGKESGDKK, encoded by the coding sequence ATGGAAATAATTCTATCTTTAATTATAGCAGTTTTAACTGGAACTGGAATATATTTAACACTAAGGGCTAGAACTTATCCTGTTGTTTTGGGTCTTACAATGTTAGCATATGCAGTAAATCTTTTTTTATTTGCAATGGGACGACTAAATATAAATATGGCTGCAATACTACAAGAAGGTGTGGAACATTACTCTGATCCACTTCCACAAGCACTTGTTTTGACAGCCATTGTTATAAGTTTTGGTATGACTGCATTTGTTATTGTTCTATCACTTAAAGCAAAAGGTGAACTTGGAAATGACCATGTAGATGGAAAAGAATCGGGGGATAAAAAATGA
- a CDS encoding monovalent cation/H+ antiporter subunit A — protein MIFGTFGLPIIVLLPFFGAIIAALVAKQNRIASAWSAGIITILSFGILYTYAHLPFEGVTTIQSWQWISSIGLEFAFRLDGLGLLFAGLILVIGLLVIIYARYYISSNDCMGRFYSYLLLFMGSMLGIVLSENILQLVVFWELTSLSSFLLISYWQHKAEGRDGAKMALAITGAGGLAMLAGALMLGNIVGSYNLTDILASGDLIRSHSLYTPIIILILLGVFTKSAQFPFHFWLPHAMAAPTPVSAYLHSATMVKAGIFLLARLFPALSGTTEWIVLVSTAGMATLLIGAFTAMFKHDLKGLLAYSTISHLGLITLLFGFSTPLAAVAAIFHIINHATFKASLFMVAGIIDHETGTRDMRRLSGLWAFMPHTATLAMVAASAMAGVPLLNGFLSKEMFFERALEDATLHTLIIPILATVAGMFSVAYSIRFIHDVFFNGETKELPKTPHEPPRFMKIPVDLLVIACFAVGTLPMFTVAPILATAVMGSLQAPLPDYSLAIWHGFNIPLMMSIVAFIGGSLIYYKREKVFAWYEKNLSHIDARVPYNKLIDSVFNFAQSVTSRFDSGSLQNMVIWFLGASIFVGIAGFNYSSAPLFGNREFLSVDWITIVAALILVIATFTTAFLHHKRLIALISLSVVGLIVSLTFIKFSAPDLALTQLSVEVVTIVLILLALYYLPQSTPKESSKSRINRDIVISVLGGVGVFILTMAVLSREYSTIATYFLENSLTGGGGTNVVNVILVDFRGFDTLGEITVLAIAGLGIFAMLQGLKLYAPTADINGNPWSKDMHPPMMQTLTRLLLPLMLMVAVYIFLRGHNLPGGGFIAGLIAAVALIVQYLANGIDWTKKRLRFEKDTIIAYGLLIGTATGLVSMLIGYPFLTSAFTHLHWPIVGEFEIASAIAFDLGVFLVVVGATVMILVQLGKLSVQSHSQVDENGNLKGDN, from the coding sequence ATGATTTTTGGAACATTTGGTTTGCCAATTATAGTGCTATTGCCTTTTTTTGGTGCTATAATAGCAGCTTTAGTAGCCAAGCAAAATAGAATTGCAAGTGCGTGGAGTGCAGGTATTATAACAATACTCTCTTTTGGGATATTGTATACATATGCACATCTTCCGTTTGAAGGTGTTACGACTATACAGTCATGGCAATGGATCAGTTCTATAGGGCTTGAATTTGCTTTTAGACTTGACGGGCTTGGGTTATTGTTTGCTGGATTAATTCTAGTTATAGGGCTTTTAGTTATCATTTACGCTAGATACTATATTTCTTCAAATGATTGTATGGGTAGATTTTACTCATATTTACTTTTATTTATGGGATCTATGCTTGGTATTGTATTGTCTGAAAATATTTTACAGCTTGTAGTATTTTGGGAACTTACATCTCTTAGTTCATTTTTACTAATTAGTTACTGGCAACATAAAGCTGAAGGTCGTGATGGTGCAAAAATGGCATTAGCTATTACTGGTGCTGGTGGACTTGCTATGTTAGCTGGTGCTTTAATGCTTGGTAATATTGTAGGAAGCTACAATTTAACTGATATTCTTGCTAGTGGTGATCTTATAAGAAGTCATTCACTCTATACTCCTATTATTATCCTTATACTTCTAGGTGTGTTTACAAAGTCAGCTCAGTTTCCATTTCATTTTTGGTTGCCACATGCTATGGCAGCACCAACGCCAGTGTCAGCATATCTACACTCTGCTACGATGGTGAAAGCTGGTATTTTCTTACTAGCAAGACTTTTTCCAGCTCTAAGTGGTACAACTGAATGGATAGTTCTTGTATCAACTGCTGGTATGGCTACACTTTTAATTGGTGCATTTACTGCTATGTTCAAACATGACTTAAAAGGACTTCTAGCATACTCAACAATAAGTCATCTTGGGCTTATTACACTATTATTTGGTTTTTCAACACCACTTGCGGCTGTAGCGGCTATTTTTCATATTATAAACCATGCTACTTTTAAAGCGTCACTTTTTATGGTTGCTGGTATTATTGACCATGAAACTGGTACAAGAGACATGAGAAGATTAAGTGGACTTTGGGCATTTATGCCTCATACTGCCACTTTAGCTATGGTAGCAGCTTCAGCCATGGCTGGTGTTCCACTTCTAAATGGCTTTTTAAGTAAAGAGATGTTTTTTGAAAGAGCGTTAGAAGATGCTACACTTCATACATTAATAATCCCTATTTTAGCTACAGTTGCTGGTATGTTTTCTGTTGCTTATTCTATTAGGTTTATTCATGATGTATTTTTCAACGGTGAGACAAAAGAGTTACCAAAAACACCTCATGAACCACCAAGATTTATGAAAATACCAGTTGATTTACTTGTAATTGCTTGTTTTGCAGTTGGTACTCTTCCTATGTTTACTGTTGCTCCTATACTTGCAACTGCCGTTATGGGTTCACTTCAAGCTCCACTTCCAGATTACTCACTTGCTATTTGGCATGGTTTTAATATCCCATTAATGATGAGTATTGTTGCATTTATTGGTGGTAGTTTAATTTATTACAAAAGAGAAAAAGTATTTGCATGGTATGAAAAAAACCTATCTCACATTGATGCTAGAGTACCATATAATAAACTTATAGATTCTGTATTTAATTTTGCACAAAGTGTAACATCAAGATTTGATAGTGGCTCATTGCAAAATATGGTAATATGGTTCTTAGGTGCTTCTATTTTTGTAGGTATTGCAGGATTTAACTATAGTAGTGCTCCATTATTTGGTAATAGAGAATTTTTAAGTGTTGATTGGATTACTATTGTTGCAGCTCTTATTTTAGTAATTGCAACTTTTACAACTGCATTTTTACATCACAAAAGACTTATTGCACTTATTAGTTTGAGTGTAGTTGGGCTTATTGTTTCACTTACATTTATAAAATTTTCTGCACCAGATTTGGCTCTTACTCAGTTAAGTGTTGAAGTAGTTACTATTGTACTTATATTACTTGCTTTATATTATTTACCACAAAGTACACCTAAAGAATCAAGCAAAAGTAGAATAAATAGGGATATTGTTATCTCAGTTCTTGGTGGTGTTGGAGTATTTATTCTTACAATGGCTGTTTTAAGTAGAGAATATAGCACAATTGCTACATATTTCTTAGAAAACTCTCTAACTGGCGGTGGTGGTACAAATGTAGTAAATGTTATACTTGTGGATTTTAGAGGATTTGATACACTAGGAGAAATAACAGTTCTTGCAATCGCAGGACTTGGTATTTTTGCAATGCTTCAAGGGCTAAAACTATATGCACCAACAGCAGATATAAATGGCAATCCATGGTCAAAAGATATGCATCCACCAATGATGCAAACACTTACAAGATTATTACTTCCTTTGATGCTGATGGTTGCAGTTTATATTTTCCTAAGAGGGCATAATCTCCCTGGTGGTGGTTTTATTGCTGGACTTATTGCTGCAGTTGCTCTAATAGTACAATATCTTGCAAATGGAATTGACTGGACTAAGAAAAGATTACGATTTGAAAAAGATACAATAATTGCTTATGGACTATTAATAGGTACAGCAACTGGACTTGTTTCTATGCTTATAGGATATCCATTTTTAACATCAGCATTTACACATCTTCACTGGCCAATAGTTGGTGAGTTTGAGATTGCAAGTGCTATAGCATTTGATCTTGGAGTATTTTTGGTTGTTGTAGGGGCAACTGTAATGATACTTGTACAGCTTGGTAAATTAAGTGTACAATCACACTCACAAGTTGATGAAAATGGCAATTTAAAAGGTGATAACTAA
- a CDS encoding ABC transporter ATP-binding protein: MTHLNIQKELLGSDGAIYLDIDKEIENSKLTVLFGKSGAGKSTILKIIAGLVEPDSGEIVINGKTWYSKAKGINLPPQKRAVGFVFQDYALFPNMSVRQNLVYALEAKSRIHKVDEILELMELTKLSDLKPETLSGGQKQRVALARALVREPEILLLDEPLSALDFAMRTKLQDELLRLQKLLGITTLLVSHDKSEVFKLAHSVIDLQMGKIVKSGTPMELFGGENISGKFKFSGEIVDISKSDIVYVVSVLVGQNIIKIVATEDEVSTLKIGDNVIISSKAFNPIIVKS, encoded by the coding sequence ATGACACACCTAAACATACAAAAAGAACTCCTAGGAAGTGATGGGGCTATATATCTTGATATTGATAAAGAGATAGAAAATAGCAAGCTAACAGTACTTTTTGGCAAAAGTGGAGCTGGGAAAAGTACCATACTCAAAATAATAGCTGGGCTTGTGGAGCCTGATAGTGGTGAGATAGTCATCAATGGTAAAACTTGGTATTCAAAAGCAAAGGGGATAAATCTTCCACCTCAAAAAAGAGCAGTTGGGTTTGTTTTTCAAGATTATGCACTGTTTCCAAATATGAGCGTAAGACAAAACCTAGTATATGCACTAGAAGCAAAATCAAGAATCCACAAAGTAGATGAAATCTTAGAACTTATGGAACTAACCAAACTATCTGATTTGAAACCAGAAACCTTATCTGGTGGACAAAAACAACGAGTTGCACTAGCTAGAGCACTAGTAAGAGAGCCTGAAATACTACTACTTGATGAGCCACTATCTGCTCTTGATTTTGCGATGAGAACCAAACTTCAAGATGAGCTTTTAAGGCTTCAAAAACTCCTTGGTATCACTACTCTCCTAGTAAGCCACGATAAAAGTGAAGTATTTAAGCTAGCCCATAGTGTAATAGATTTGCAAATGGGCAAAATAGTAAAAAGTGGCACTCCTATGGAGCTTTTTGGTGGAGAAAATATAAGCGGAAAGTTCAAATTCAGCGGTGAAATAGTAGATATTAGCAAAAGTGATATAGTTTATGTAGTATCTGTACTAGTAGGACAAAACATCATCAAAATAGTTGCCACAGAGGATGAAGTATCCACTTTAAAAATAGGTGACAATGTAATAATCTCATCCAAAGCGTTTAATCCTATTATTGTGAAGAGTTAA
- a CDS encoding RNA-binding domain-containing protein: MNLNLNESQNIEFKQIWKDEYIKTLSAFTNSDGGKLYIGVNDDCNIIGIDNAKKLLEDIPNKVRDILGIMVDVNLKQNENKEYLEIITDKYPYPISYKGSYYYRSGSSTQELKGASLDKFLLGRQGKKWDGVPVPYFGFDDLDPFAFRLFRQKAEKKQRIDNELLKESDEILINKLHLKEGDYLKRAATLLFAKEPQRYVTGSTIKIGYFKSNSDLVYQDMIEGNLFEQVDKTMELIFTKYLKAIISYEGVQRVESFPVSELAFREALINAVVHKDYGSQQTIQISVYDDKLLMWNAGDLPPHWTLDTLMQKHNSEPHNPAIAYPFFLAGYIESWGRGIEKIIEESQKFNGIIPQFRWLNGLWVEFYFNTDNSIPNRLGEKLGEKLGETQQSIIKLMQNNPKIPITALATQLDISTTAIEKHIKKLKEENIIKRNGSAKGGYWEIIS; the protein is encoded by the coding sequence ATGAATCTAAATCTTAACGAATCACAAAACATAGAATTCAAACAAATCTGGAAAGATGAATACATCAAAACATTAAGTGCATTTACAAATAGCGATGGTGGTAAGCTATATATCGGGGTAAATGATGATTGCAATATCATCGGAATAGATAATGCCAAAAAACTTCTTGAAGATATACCAAACAAAGTAAGAGATATTTTAGGCATAATGGTAGATGTCAATCTCAAACAAAATGAAAATAAAGAGTATCTTGAAATTATCACTGATAAATATCCATACCCTATAAGTTATAAAGGCTCATATTACTATAGAAGCGGAAGCAGTACACAAGAACTAAAAGGTGCTTCACTTGATAAGTTTTTACTTGGAAGACAAGGTAAAAAATGGGATGGCGTACCTGTGCCTTATTTTGGTTTTGATGATTTAGACCCTTTTGCATTTAGGCTCTTTCGCCAAAAGGCTGAAAAAAAACAAAGAATTGATAATGAACTTTTGAAAGAGAGTGATGAGATTCTTATAAATAAACTTCATCTTAAAGAGGGTGATTATCTAAAAAGGGCAGCGACACTTTTATTTGCAAAAGAGCCTCAAAGATATGTAACAGGAAGCACTATAAAAATAGGATATTTTAAATCAAATAGCGATTTGGTTTATCAAGATATGATAGAAGGTAATCTTTTTGAGCAAGTAGATAAAACTATGGAGCTTATATTTACAAAGTATCTAAAAGCTATCATCTCTTATGAAGGGGTTCAAAGGGTTGAAAGTTTTCCAGTCTCAGAACTAGCCTTTAGGGAAGCCCTTATTAATGCAGTAGTACATAAAGACTATGGTTCACAGCAAACTATTCAAATAAGTGTATATGATGATAAACTTCTTATGTGGAATGCAGGAGATTTACCACCACATTGGACACTAGATACACTGATGCAAAAACACAATTCAGAACCTCACAACCCTGCTATTGCATATCCTTTTTTCTTGGCTGGTTATATCGAGTCTTGGGGAAGAGGAATAGAAAAGATAATAGAAGAATCACAAAAGTTCAACGGTATTATCCCACAGTTTAGATGGCTAAATGGTCTTTGGGTGGAGTTTTATTTCAATACCGATAACAGTATACCTAATCGGTTGGGTGAAAAGTTGGGTGAAAAGTTGGGTGAAACACAACAAAGTATTATAAAGCTTATGCAGAATAATCCAAAAATCCCAATTACGGCACTTGCTACCCAGCTTGACATAAGTACAACAGCAATAGAAAAACATATCAAAAAGCTAAAAGAAGAAAATATTATTAAACGAAACGGCAGTGCTAAGGGCGGATACTGGGAGATAATATCTTGA
- the modB gene encoding molybdate ABC transporter permease subunit translates to MEESFIQTMLLTFKLAGITTVILLFIGIPLAYFLAYTKNRFKPAIEAIVSMSLVLPPSVLGFYMLVFFSPRDGFGLWLDEMFDLRLVFTFEGLVIASIIFSLPFMVHPLQSGFSSLPRNLVDAALTLGKSKINILLNILLPNIRPALLTGIVISFAHTVGEFGVVLMMGGNIAGETRVASIAIYDEVEALNYSLANQYALTLFVISFVILLFVYMVNKQMLRSKF, encoded by the coding sequence ATAGAAGAAAGTTTTATACAAACAATGTTGCTGACTTTTAAGTTAGCAGGAATTACCACTGTAATCTTGCTTTTTATTGGTATTCCACTGGCATATTTTCTTGCATACACCAAAAATAGATTTAAACCTGCTATTGAGGCGATAGTATCTATGTCTTTGGTGCTTCCTCCTTCTGTGCTAGGGTTTTATATGCTAGTGTTTTTTTCACCCCGTGATGGGTTTGGGCTATGGCTTGATGAGATGTTTGACCTTAGGCTTGTCTTTACATTTGAGGGGCTTGTGATAGCTTCTATTATATTTAGCTTGCCTTTTATGGTACATCCATTGCAAAGTGGATTTAGTTCATTGCCACGAAATCTAGTAGATGCAGCTTTGACTTTGGGAAAAAGTAAAATAAATATTTTGCTAAATATCCTCCTACCAAACATCCGCCCTGCACTTCTTACAGGTATTGTTATCTCATTTGCCCATACGGTGGGTGAGTTTGGGGTAGTTTTGATGATGGGTGGTAATATAGCAGGAGAGACAAGGGTGGCAAGTATTGCTATATATGACGAAGTGGAAGCTTTAAATTACTCTTTGGCAAACCAATATGCACTTACCCTTTTTGTCATATCATTTGTGATATTGCTTTTTGTTTATATGGTGAATAAACAGATGTTACGGAGTAAGTTTTAA
- a CDS encoding TOBE domain-containing protein, with the protein MNILQGNIIDIKTSGEISQVFIDVNGMIFSSILLDANTMDLKIKDNVEILFKETEVLVATITSKISAKNSFFGEVKDIKKGEILSEISFAFQNTLIKSIITTNSVQALDIAIGGEFLWLVKANEITLRTRNQA; encoded by the coding sequence ATGAATATACTACAAGGCAATATTATAGACATAAAAACCTCTGGCGAAATATCACAAGTTTTTATAGATGTAAATGGAATGATTTTTTCTTCTATTTTATTAGATGCAAATACTATGGATTTAAAAATCAAGGATAATGTCGAAATTTTGTTTAAAGAAACAGAAGTTTTGGTAGCCACTATCACTTCAAAAATAAGTGCAAAAAACTCATTCTTTGGTGAAGTTAAGGATATAAAAAAAGGAGAAATTTTGAGTGAAATAAGTTTTGCTTTTCAAAATACTCTTATAAAATCTATAATCACTACCAATTCAGTACAAGCACTAGATATAGCTATAGGTGGGGAGTTCTTATGGCTTGTAAAAGCAAATGAAATTACTTTAAGAACTAGGAATCAAGCATGA